The following proteins are co-located in the Desulfatitalea tepidiphila genome:
- a CDS encoding YkgJ family cysteine cluster protein, with protein MEDNPCLSCGACCAFYRATFYWAETDLACPGGVPAEMTVKINDFMVAMKGTEKHPPRCISLNGTIGVSVACTIYERRSSVCRNFLPAWQDSAFITRCAQARLAHGLPALPPNPGSNDHPLPRAA; from the coding sequence ATGGAAGATAATCCATGTCTGAGCTGCGGCGCCTGTTGTGCCTTTTACCGGGCAACCTTCTACTGGGCGGAAACCGACCTGGCCTGCCCGGGTGGGGTCCCAGCGGAAATGACGGTCAAGATCAATGATTTCATGGTGGCCATGAAGGGAACGGAAAAGCATCCGCCCCGTTGCATCTCGTTGAACGGCACCATCGGGGTCTCGGTGGCATGCACCATCTACGAGCGCAGGTCATCGGTATGCCGGAATTTTCTGCCGGCATGGCAGGACAGTGCGTTTATCACCCGCTGCGCTCAGGCGCGCCTGGCGCATGGTCTGCCCGCGCTTCCACCGAATCCCGGCAGCAACGACCATCCTCTGCCGAGAGCGGCCTGA